Genomic DNA from Leptospirillum ferriphilum:
CCATTTCGGAGCGACGGGGGATGGTCTTGTCATGGCCTACCGGATGGGGGCCAAGCTCTTGAATATGGAAAGTTTCCAGTACCATCCGACGGGCGTAATCTATCCTTCGGAAATGGCAGGGATGTTAATTACGGAAGCTGTCAGGGGTGCTGGAGCCCGCATGTTCAACCGGCATGGAAAACGGTTCGTTCAGGAGCTCGAAACACGTGATGTGGTGGCATCGGCGATTATCCGGGAATGTGAAGAGGGTCGTGGTGTCCGGACTCCTTCGGGACATCACGGAGTCTATCTTGATCTGACGGCCATCGACCGGGAGATGGGAGAGGGAACCGTTGAACGGCGATTTCCGAACATCGTCAAGCTCATGGGAAAGCATCAGGTTGATTGCACAAAACAACCGATTCTTGTATATCCGACCCTTCATTACCAGAATGGCGGTATTGCTTCAGATACATCCGGCCGGACCCACGTAAAAGGCCTTTATGTGGCGGGGGAAGCCTCTGGCGGTGTTCATGGAAAAAACCGCCTGATGGGAAACTCACTCCTCGAAGTATTTGTCTATGGTCGTCGGGTCGGCGAGGAAGCGGCCAGGGAAGCACTGGAGAGAAAGCCCTTTTCCTGGCACGAGGTCAATCTGGGCCATGTCGAAGGTTTTCAGAAAAATCTGGAAAAGGAATTTCCGGGAACATCGAGGCCGGAAGCCCCCATTCTTTTCCCGGACTACCGTAAACATTCCCACCCCGATCACGCCTGAATGTCCCGCGAGACCATGAGAAGGGCAGACTGAAGACGGACAGATGTACACATTCCATTTACAGGGAGAGATCGATTGAATATTCATGAGTACCAGGCAAAGGAACTTTTCAAGGAGTTTGGGATTCCTGTCCCGAATGGAGTTCTTGTCGAGTCGGTTGAAGAGGCCCGGAAGGTCGTTTCCGAGTCTCCTCTTTTCCGCGGGGAGTCCAGGCCTGCCGTGTGGGCTGTCAAAGCCCAAATCCATGCCGGTGGAAGAGGGAAGGCGGGTGGGGTGAAGCTCGCCAGAAAGTCCGAGGAGATTCCGGATCTTGTTTCCCAGATCCTGGGAAAGACCCTTGTGACCCATCAGACAGGCCCGGAAGGGAAAAAAGTCCTGAAGGTGTGGATTGAAGAAGGGTCGAACATCGCCCGGGAGTTCTATCTTGGAGTCGTCGTCGACAGGACGACCCGTCGCATGACTCTCATCGCAAGCACCGAAGGGGGGATGGAGATAGAAGAAGTTGCCGAGAAACACCCGGAGAAAATCTTCCATCTTGCGCTGGACCCTCTGGAGGGATATTCCCCCTATATTGGAAGACGCGTCAGTCAGTTTCTGGGGTTGCCATTTTCCACACAGACACAGATGGTCAACATTGTCCGTGACCTGCTGGACTTCTTTCAGAGACGGGATGCGAGCATGGTGGAAATCAATCCCCTTGTGCTCACCAGGGAAGATCGGCTCATCGCTCTGGATGCAAAAGTGGGTTTTGATGACAATGCTGTTGGGAGACAACCGGTTGTTCGGGGACTCCGTGATTTGTCGGAAGAGAATCCGCTTGAAATTGAGGCGTCAAAATACAATCTGAACTATGTGAAACTTGATGGCAATATTGCCTGTATGGTCAATGGTGCTGGTCTTGCCATGGCGACGATGGATGTTATTGCTCTCGCCGGCGGTTCTCCTGCGAACTTTCTGGACGTGGGAGGGGGGGCCAGCAAGGAAACGGTCGAGCAGGCGTTCCGGATTATCCTTGGAGATCCCCATGTCAAAGGGATCTTTGTCAACATTTTCGGTGGGATCGTCCGCTGCGAAAGAATTGCCGGTGGAATTATTGCGGCCGCACAGGACGTCAAGATTACGATCCCTCTGGTTGTTCGTCTTCAGGGGACAAACGCGAAAGAGGGACGAGAAATGCTCCGGAGTTCCGGTTTGGCCATCCAGGTGGCGGAGGAACTTTACGAAGGAGCGGAAAAGATTGTATTGGCCGTAAAGGGGGACAAATGAGTATACTGGTCGACCGATCGACCCGGGTTATCGTTCAGGGCATTACCGGTAAGGAAGGGAGCTACCATGCGACAGCTTGCCGGGAATATGGAACGAAAGTGGTGGGAGGGGTGACTCCCGGAAAAGGGGGCACGACCCATGAGGGATTTCCTGTCTGGAATTCCGTATTCGATGCCCGGGAAGCTGAAAACCCTGACGTTTCCCTCATTTTTGTTCCTCCGGCTTTTGCTGCAGATGCGATACTCGAATCGATTGCGGCGGACATCCCCCTGATTGTCTGCATTACAGAAGGGATTCCGGTTCTGGACATGGTTCGGGTCCGGAGGGTTCTCGACAGCCGCAACGAACAGGGTAACCCGATTCGCCTGATCGGACCGAACTGTCCGGGCATCATCACGCCGGACGGAGCGAAGATCGGAATTATGCCGGGCTATATCCACAAACGGGGACGGGTGGGAGTCGTTTCGCGAAGCGGAACTCTGACGTATGAAGCTGTATGGCAACTGACCCAGCTTGGACTGGGGGAATCCACTTGCGTGGGGATCGGTGGAGATCCCGTCCGAGGGTTGAATTTTATCGATGTGCTGGAGATGTTCGAGTTGGACC
This window encodes:
- the sucD gene encoding succinate--CoA ligase subunit alpha, giving the protein MSILVDRSTRVIVQGITGKEGSYHATACREYGTKVVGGVTPGKGGTTHEGFPVWNSVFDAREAENPDVSLIFVPPAFAADAILESIAADIPLIVCITEGIPVLDMVRVRRVLDSRNEQGNPIRLIGPNCPGIITPDGAKIGIMPGYIHKRGRVGVVSRSGTLTYEAVWQLTQLGLGESTCVGIGGDPVRGLNFIDVLEMFELDPETEAVVMIGEIGGEDEEKAAVFAQTKMTKPVVGFIAGLTAPPGRRMGHAGAIVSGGKGTARDKMAFLESHGVRVVDNPSLIGKTVADVLASGKSRRTLLRV
- the sucC gene encoding ADP-forming succinate--CoA ligase subunit beta, yielding MNIHEYQAKELFKEFGIPVPNGVLVESVEEARKVVSESPLFRGESRPAVWAVKAQIHAGGRGKAGGVKLARKSEEIPDLVSQILGKTLVTHQTGPEGKKVLKVWIEEGSNIAREFYLGVVVDRTTRRMTLIASTEGGMEIEEVAEKHPEKIFHLALDPLEGYSPYIGRRVSQFLGLPFSTQTQMVNIVRDLLDFFQRRDASMVEINPLVLTREDRLIALDAKVGFDDNAVGRQPVVRGLRDLSEENPLEIEASKYNLNYVKLDGNIACMVNGAGLAMATMDVIALAGGSPANFLDVGGGASKETVEQAFRIILGDPHVKGIFVNIFGGIVRCERIAGGIIAAAQDVKITIPLVVRLQGTNAKEGREMLRSSGLAIQVAEELYEGAEKIVLAVKGDK